In Vicingus serpentipes, the following are encoded in one genomic region:
- a CDS encoding DUF4476 domain-containing protein produces the protein MRLNTTNSLIISFCLLFTLTTKAQTCAVVFESSDTNFYFTSKLNQQIQNSVFVNNIKLTGLEANNKYLAQLRFKNDTIELQETLFLLDAGFTHYYKVDKKGIHLKKIAPTLDEKPDPNQYLVVYDGWQKPQKPVESLIDSNEIVKDTIEFESHYQLNDYEGKIGCPWPLNVDDFNALLIEVKQKNLEDDKLAYLKEQLDTACILTEQLSKIFTVLEYEESKLDFGLFIYPKTFDIDRFFDIAKQHLKFESHIEEIRKRYKVKKE, from the coding sequence TTGAGATTAAACACTACAAATTCATTAATTATTAGTTTTTGTTTGTTGTTTACACTAACAACAAAAGCACAGACTTGTGCTGTAGTATTTGAAAGTAGTGATACCAATTTCTATTTTACTTCTAAATTGAATCAACAAATACAGAACTCCGTTTTTGTGAATAACATAAAACTAACGGGTTTAGAAGCTAACAATAAATATTTGGCTCAACTAAGATTTAAAAACGACACCATAGAACTTCAAGAAACCTTGTTTTTATTGGATGCAGGATTTACCCATTATTATAAGGTTGACAAAAAAGGGATACACCTAAAAAAAATTGCCCCCACATTGGATGAAAAACCCGACCCTAACCAATATTTAGTGGTTTATGATGGATGGCAAAAGCCACAAAAACCTGTTGAAAGTTTAATTGACTCTAACGAAATAGTAAAAGATACTATTGAATTTGAGAGTCATTATCAATTAAATGATTACGAAGGAAAAATTGGTTGCCCTTGGCCATTAAACGTTGATGATTTTAATGCACTTTTAATTGAAGTAAAACAGAAAAACTTAGAAGACGATAAACTTGCTTATTTAAAAGAACAACTTGATACTGCTTGTATTTTAACCGAGCAATTGAGTAAAATATTTACTGTTTTAGAATACGAAGAAAGTAAACTAGATTTTGGCTTGTTTATTTACCCTAAAACTTTCGATATTGACCGCTTTTTTGATATTGCCAAACAACACCTTAAATTTGAAAGTCACATCGAAGAGATTAGGAAACGGTATAAAGTAAAGAAAGAGTAA
- a CDS encoding DUF6056 family protein, which produces MKLKATSLIALQGVLFIIFLIITSGFNRLAADDFYYIGELSTKSVSEVYQHLYFKWHGRWTSNFSQVISFKFYEFPFFLFFANLISFSFLFLSTYSLAANLKKRFVLNLNKNELIVYTFVFLSVFFFCCVSPSSSWFWHTSAVVYLWSVTAFIYLFALFIKPSTSILEYVLLVLSSIYLGGSNEPLALFSLVFLSYHFYQTKKATTILSFSLILIAFLINYFSSGTTFRDGITPSLSFGNLIVYTGYGTLKFFLFSSYKTFIPALLLASPFYLLGQKQSAEKSFFNPKKELLFSFLFIIFFAILNQLLVIYALGGLAPDRSTTASSILIALVIVRYLYLLGKHHKPNYLKLKLIIIFNCIGLFVFTSITSYYHFNYAKAYDERMEGIANSSEKLITVRPLPFSGYIYSAEISTDTNYFSNQHLKAGLGLDQEIRLDVN; this is translated from the coding sequence ATGAAGTTAAAAGCTACATCTTTAATCGCACTGCAAGGAGTACTTTTCATCATATTCTTAATTATCACTTCTGGTTTCAACCGGTTAGCTGCCGACGACTTTTATTACATTGGTGAATTAAGCACAAAATCAGTTAGCGAAGTTTACCAACATTTATATTTTAAATGGCATGGACGCTGGACTTCAAACTTTTCTCAAGTCATCAGTTTTAAGTTTTATGAATTTCCCTTTTTCTTATTCTTTGCAAACCTTATTTCATTTAGTTTTCTTTTTCTCAGTACTTATTCTTTAGCAGCTAATTTAAAAAAGAGATTTGTGCTTAACCTCAATAAAAATGAACTTATTGTTTACACTTTTGTATTTCTAAGTGTTTTCTTTTTTTGTTGCGTTTCGCCCTCCTCTAGTTGGTTTTGGCACACTTCAGCTGTAGTTTATTTATGGAGTGTAACTGCATTTATTTATCTCTTTGCACTATTTATAAAGCCATCAACTTCAATTTTAGAATACGTTTTATTAGTTCTTAGTAGTATTTATTTGGGTGGTTCTAATGAGCCATTAGCACTTTTTAGTTTAGTTTTTTTAAGCTATCATTTTTATCAAACAAAAAAAGCGACAACTATTCTCTCTTTTAGTTTAATACTTATCGCTTTTTTAATTAATTACTTTAGCAGTGGCACTACTTTTAGAGATGGAATTACCCCTAGCTTAAGCTTTGGCAATTTAATAGTATACACTGGCTATGGAACACTTAAATTCTTTCTTTTTTCTAGCTACAAAACTTTTATTCCTGCATTGTTGCTGGCCTCACCTTTTTATTTGTTAGGACAAAAACAAAGTGCTGAAAAATCATTCTTTAATCCAAAAAAAGAACTCTTATTTTCATTTTTGTTTATTATATTTTTTGCAATCCTCAATCAATTGCTTGTTATTTATGCTTTGGGTGGCTTAGCTCCAGACAGATCAACAACAGCTAGTTCTATTTTAATTGCATTAGTTATAGTTCGATACTTATATTTATTAGGTAAACATCACAAACCAAACTATTTGAAGTTAAAACTGATAATTATTTTTAATTGTATTGGACTATTTGTTTTTACAAGCATTACAAGTTATTATCATTTTAACTATGCTAAAGCTTATGATGAAAGAATGGAGGGAATAGCTAACTCCAGCGAAAAATTAATAACGGTCAGACCATTGCCTTTTTCAGGGTATATTTATTCTGCTGAAATTAGTACAGATACAAACTATTTTTCTAACCAACATTTAAAAGCTGGGTTGGGTTTAGACCAAGAAATTAGACTTGATGTAAATTAA
- a CDS encoding thymidylate synthase codes for MQQYLKLLDHILENGVQKGDRTGTGTISCFGYQMRFDLSEGFPCVTTKKLHLKSIIHELLWFINGDTNIKYLQENGVKIWDGWANENGDLGPVYGHQWRNWNSEGIDQIKDLIHQIKTNPNSRRLMVSAWNPSVMPDTSVSFEENVANNKAALPPCHAFFQFYVTEGKLSCQLYQRSADTFLGVPFNIASYALFTMMVAQVCDLEYGEFIHTFGDVHLYNNHIEQAKLQLTREPKPLPTMKINPNVKSIFDFKFEDFELVGYDPHPHIKAAVSL; via the coding sequence ATGCAGCAGTATTTAAAATTATTAGACCATATTCTTGAAAACGGTGTTCAAAAGGGAGACCGAACAGGAACGGGAACAATTAGTTGTTTTGGTTATCAAATGCGTTTCGATTTAAGTGAAGGTTTTCCTTGTGTAACTACAAAAAAACTTCATTTAAAATCAATTATACACGAGTTGTTATGGTTTATTAATGGCGATACTAATATTAAGTATTTGCAAGAAAATGGTGTGAAAATTTGGGATGGATGGGCAAATGAAAATGGTGATTTAGGCCCTGTATATGGTCATCAGTGGCGTAATTGGAATAGTGAAGGAATTGATCAAATTAAAGATTTAATACATCAAATAAAAACAAATCCAAATAGCCGTAGGTTAATGGTTTCGGCATGGAATCCAAGCGTAATGCCTGATACTTCAGTTTCTTTTGAAGAAAATGTAGCTAATAATAAAGCCGCATTACCACCTTGCCATGCTTTTTTTCAATTTTATGTAACAGAAGGAAAGTTGTCTTGCCAATTGTACCAGCGAAGTGCTGATACATTCTTAGGTGTGCCTTTTAATATCGCATCTTATGCTTTGTTTACCATGATGGTAGCACAAGTTTGTGATTTAGAATATGGAGAGTTTATACATACATTTGGTGACGTTCATTTGTATAACAATCATATTGAACAAGCTAAATTGCAGTTAACAAGAGAACCTAAACCTTTACCTACAATGAAAATTAATCCAAATGTAAAATCAATATTCGATTTTAAATTTGAAGATTTCGAATTGGTGGGTTATGATCCTCATCCACATATAAAAGCAGCTGTTTCTTTATAA
- a CDS encoding S8 family serine peptidase, protein MKKLVLFFIVFISISVYAQQAKVNFGLRAAINSSKSEDLIALFVHGDVLEIKREVNKLGGRVKLSTGNIVQVDVPAGKIVDFSKNDFVDFIEYSLSKGTVLNDTMIIHNNVVPIHNGVEPLDQPYTGKGVVLGFIDTGIDIYHPDFKDTLGNTRILAIWDQYNSDDGSSSYGYGQVWDSSAINNNNCTHVDHNGVNHGTHVAGIAAGNGLGVNNYRGVAPESNLVVVASNQGVGNWLSTVVDAVNFIYDVADSYNMPCVINVSMGDYFGSHDGEDAASLLIDSIVNYKEGRAFVAAAGNAGDFNTYKFHLEHQITNDTTFTWFKYNGSSALGYGSVFYELWADTADFNNVEFSVGANLPSGTYEERGTTPFYNIKNILGLQTDTIKNDSSQVLGIVDFYTELQGNKYLMQVHMQEPDSNQLLFSLKTTGNGRMDVWTMSALGTSNYVYSPLPLETILPEIVNYVLPDSLKSMVSSFQNVESLLTVANFVNRATYIDVDTILRFTGKTPGFRAASSSRGPTRRGTLKPDIAATGDYVIGPVSAGVIAANMVAPTNRMRIALGGMHRYNGGTSMASPVIAGVAALYFEKCNTSTMAEVKNAITSTAKSDGNTGSVPNIAFGYGKVDAFAALNTSNFTFSLGTDIDICDGDSAQINAGVYSSYLWSTGDTTSSIYLDSTNSIYTEVINESGCRSWSDTINVTWHPLPIKPFINVVGNDTLIYATNLDLQWYYNTDSLVGENDTILVAQSNGDYFLQVSDSFGCKSNSDTINVIILTVQQQNSASGVKLYPNPTQGIFKAEIKDLTIKSLILIDIQGRELYTEQVSNQSVINLDLSHLPNGIYYLKILKEVGFDLEKVIIAR, encoded by the coding sequence ATGAAAAAACTCGTTTTATTTTTTATTGTATTCATTTCTATTAGTGTTTATGCTCAGCAAGCAAAGGTTAATTTTGGTTTAAGAGCAGCAATAAATAGTTCTAAAAGCGAAGATTTAATTGCTCTTTTTGTGCATGGAGATGTTTTAGAAATAAAGCGCGAAGTGAATAAATTAGGAGGGAGAGTAAAACTAAGTACTGGCAATATTGTTCAAGTGGATGTTCCAGCAGGTAAGATTGTAGATTTTTCAAAAAATGATTTTGTGGATTTTATAGAATATAGCTTATCTAAAGGAACTGTTCTAAATGATACGATGATAATCCACAATAATGTTGTTCCTATTCATAATGGTGTTGAGCCTTTAGATCAACCTTATACAGGTAAAGGAGTTGTTTTAGGATTTATTGATACCGGCATAGATATCTATCATCCTGATTTTAAAGATACATTAGGTAATACAAGAATTTTAGCAATTTGGGATCAATATAATTCGGATGACGGTTCAAGTAGCTATGGTTATGGTCAAGTATGGGATTCTAGTGCTATAAATAATAACAACTGCACACATGTTGACCATAATGGTGTTAACCATGGTACTCATGTAGCAGGAATAGCTGCTGGTAATGGGTTAGGTGTAAATAATTATAGGGGAGTTGCTCCAGAATCTAATTTAGTTGTTGTAGCTAGTAATCAAGGTGTTGGAAATTGGCTTTCTACAGTTGTAGATGCTGTTAATTTTATCTACGATGTTGCTGATAGTTATAATATGCCTTGTGTTATAAATGTTAGCATGGGTGATTATTTTGGATCTCATGATGGAGAGGATGCTGCATCTTTATTAATTGATAGTATTGTTAATTATAAAGAAGGAAGAGCTTTTGTGGCTGCAGCTGGAAATGCGGGTGATTTTAATACCTATAAGTTTCATTTAGAGCATCAAATAACCAATGATACAACCTTTACATGGTTTAAATATAATGGTTCATCTGCATTAGGTTATGGTTCTGTTTTTTATGAATTATGGGCTGATACAGCTGATTTTAACAATGTAGAATTTTCTGTTGGTGCAAATTTACCATCAGGAACTTATGAAGAAAGAGGGACAACACCATTTTATAACATTAAAAATATTTTAGGATTACAAACCGATACCATTAAAAATGATTCATCACAAGTTTTAGGGATTGTTGATTTTTATACCGAACTACAAGGTAATAAGTATTTAATGCAAGTGCATATGCAAGAGCCTGATTCTAATCAACTACTATTTAGTTTAAAAACTACTGGTAATGGGCGTATGGATGTTTGGACTATGTCAGCACTCGGAACTTCAAATTATGTTTATTCTCCTTTACCATTAGAAACGATATTACCAGAAATTGTGAACTATGTTTTACCAGATTCACTTAAATCTATGGTAAGTAGTTTTCAAAATGTGGAGTCATTATTAACAGTGGCTAATTTTGTAAATAGAGCAACTTATATAGATGTTGATACAATTTTACGATTTACAGGTAAAACACCAGGGTTTAGAGCTGCGAGTAGTAGTAGAGGGCCAACAAGAAGAGGTACTTTAAAGCCAGACATTGCTGCAACAGGTGATTATGTAATTGGACCAGTTTCTGCTGGAGTTATTGCGGCAAATATGGTAGCGCCAACAAATAGAATGAGAATTGCGTTAGGAGGAATGCATCGTTATAATGGCGGGACTTCAATGGCTTCACCAGTAATAGCAGGTGTAGCTGCTTTGTATTTCGAAAAATGTAATACATCTACAATGGCTGAGGTTAAAAATGCAATTACTTCCACAGCTAAATCTGATGGAAATACAGGTTCGGTCCCTAACATTGCTTTTGGATATGGTAAGGTTGATGCATTTGCAGCACTAAACACCTCTAACTTCACGTTCAGTTTAGGTACTGATATTGATATTTGTGATGGTGATTCTGCTCAAATAAATGCGGGAGTTTATTCAAGTTATTTATGGTCAACCGGAGATACAACTTCATCAATATACTTAGATTCAACAAATAGTATTTATACTGAGGTTATTAATGAGAGTGGTTGTAGATCATGGAGTGATACGATTAACGTTACATGGCATCCTTTACCAATTAAACCCTTTATAAACGTTGTAGGAAATGATACACTTATCTATGCTACTAATTTAGATTTACAATGGTATTATAATACGGATAGCTTGGTGGGTGAAAATGATACAATTTTAGTTGCTCAAAGTAATGGAGATTACTTTCTACAAGTTTCTGATTCATTTGGATGTAAATCAAACTCCGATACGATTAATGTAATTATTTTAACTGTACAACAACAGAATAGTGCCTCAGGTGTAAAATTATATCCAAATCCAACTCAAGGAATTTTTAAAGCTGAAATTAAAGATTTAACAATTAAGTCGTTGATTTTAATTGATATACAAGGTCGTGAGTTGTATACTGAACAGGTTAGTAATCAATCTGTAATCAATCTGGATTTAAGCCATTTACCGAATGGAATTTATTATCTAAAAATACTTAAAGAGGTAGGTTTCGACCTTGAAAAGGTAATAATAGCTCGTTAA
- a CDS encoding S8 family serine peptidase, translating into MNSLKHISVLLFFLVSSFVGSSQVVDDFLPKTIILKVKEAYRNNCTENEIKHINFQKISNEINVVELKKIFPNHRQELNKKLVDLSLIYQLNYDSNISEKEVISKLKKASIFQYVELYIVPQLAYTPSDTNAADPLKNWHLTMTNAFNAWDINKGDTNVVIGITDTGWDETHPDLLGNCKKNYADPINGIDDDNDGYVDNYMGWDMGEEDNSAQYNTSAHGVHVTGLAAAVTDNVTGIASIGFNSKFLPIKISDATGALTKAYQGVVYAADHGCFTINCSWGSYTAGLFQKDVIDYATINKGCLVIGACGNDDGETMFYPAGYESVLTVAASEQSDFKKNNSNYGYYVDISAPGEAMWSTYYTGSYGYNGGTSMAAPVVAGAAAVVKAQFPSYSNQQVAAQLRATADDMNPLNLTYFDKLGNGRLDLFDALSTSAQFVELISKTFTDNNNQIFEAGDTVRISGTYLNYLSAITGLNVTLSSLSSFVNVIDGTTALPSLSSLEQVDNATDPFLVEVLSGAGSNEEILFKATISNGSYTINEYFTMLINPNFINITENQVSSTITSIGRIGYLDAGNTIGLGFSYNGEQLLYEAGLMVGDGTTRVADVVRGLSGQDNDFSSAQNVMFNPPYVSAIDLIGQFDDSPLLPTPIDLSVEHNAYAYSSAPDDKYIIVTYNLKNNGITPLTNLHVGLFADWDIQDAYKNKSGYDALRKMGYVHSLEPDTIYAAIKLLSASTAYNYSIDYVSGGAGGVDMNGGFTTAEKFTTIATNRLNAGAPNGQDVMHVVSSGNFTLNPGEGQIISFAIIAGDSLSDIQASADAAQTKYIDVIGIEELTDKNESLVFPNPTTGKIAIKSDEMIEYITLKNVLGETLKKFNTVQLDISNYPNGVYFIEVKTKNGVFSTKLLKVGE; encoded by the coding sequence ATGAACAGTCTTAAGCACATTTCAGTATTACTTTTCTTTTTAGTAAGCTCTTTTGTTGGGTCGTCTCAAGTTGTAGATGATTTTTTACCAAAAACCATTATTTTAAAAGTTAAAGAAGCTTATCGAAACAACTGTACAGAAAATGAAATCAAACATATAAATTTTCAAAAAATCAGTAACGAGATTAATGTTGTTGAATTAAAAAAGATATTTCCGAATCATCGCCAAGAATTGAATAAAAAATTGGTTGATTTATCTTTAATATATCAATTAAATTACGATTCTAATATCTCTGAAAAAGAAGTGATTAGTAAATTAAAAAAAGCTTCAATATTTCAGTATGTAGAATTGTATATTGTTCCTCAATTGGCTTATACACCTAGCGATACTAATGCTGCTGACCCTTTAAAAAATTGGCATTTAACCATGACAAATGCTTTTAATGCATGGGACATAAACAAAGGAGATACAAATGTAGTAATTGGTATAACCGATACAGGTTGGGATGAAACACACCCTGATTTATTAGGAAATTGTAAAAAGAATTATGCAGATCCAATAAATGGAATAGATGACGATAATGATGGTTATGTAGATAACTATATGGGATGGGATATGGGAGAAGAAGATAATAGTGCACAATATAATACTAGTGCTCATGGTGTTCATGTAACTGGATTAGCAGCCGCCGTTACTGATAATGTAACAGGAATAGCAAGCATTGGTTTTAACTCTAAATTTTTGCCTATAAAAATTTCTGATGCAACAGGCGCTTTAACAAAAGCCTATCAAGGTGTTGTTTATGCAGCAGATCACGGTTGTTTTACTATTAATTGTTCTTGGGGAAGCTATACTGCTGGGTTGTTTCAAAAGGACGTAATTGATTACGCAACAATAAATAAAGGCTGTTTGGTAATTGGTGCTTGTGGAAACGATGATGGAGAAACTATGTTTTACCCTGCTGGTTATGAAAGTGTATTAACAGTTGCAGCATCCGAGCAAAGTGATTTTAAAAAGAACAACTCTAACTATGGCTATTATGTAGATATTTCTGCTCCTGGTGAAGCAATGTGGAGTACATATTATACGGGTAGTTATGGCTACAATGGAGGAACGTCTATGGCAGCTCCAGTTGTTGCAGGAGCAGCAGCAGTAGTTAAAGCGCAGTTTCCTAGCTATTCTAATCAGCAAGTTGCAGCTCAACTAAGAGCTACTGCAGATGATATGAATCCGTTAAATCTTACTTATTTTGACAAGTTAGGAAATGGTAGATTAGATTTGTTTGATGCTTTATCTACATCTGCTCAATTTGTTGAATTAATTTCAAAAACTTTTACTGATAATAATAATCAAATTTTTGAAGCTGGCGATACCGTTAGAATTTCAGGAACTTACCTAAACTATTTATCAGCTATAACTGGGTTAAATGTAACCCTGAGTAGTCTTTCCTCTTTTGTAAATGTAATTGATGGTACAACAGCTTTGCCAAGTTTAAGTTCTTTGGAACAAGTAGATAATGCAACAGATCCCTTTTTAGTTGAAGTACTAAGTGGAGCTGGGTCAAATGAAGAAATATTATTTAAAGCCACTATTTCTAATGGTAGTTATACAATTAACGAATATTTTACAATGTTGATTAACCCTAACTTTATAAATATTACTGAAAATCAGGTTAGCTCAACAATAACCAGTATAGGTAGAATCGGGTATTTAGATGCAGGTAATACTATTGGGTTAGGTTTTTCTTACAATGGTGAGCAATTACTTTACGAAGCTGGTTTAATGGTTGGAGATGGGACTACAAGAGTTGCTGATGTTGTTAGAGGGTTAAGCGGGCAGGATAATGATTTTAGTTCAGCACAAAATGTAATGTTTAATCCACCATATGTATCTGCTATAGATTTAATTGGACAATTTGATGATTCTCCTTTGTTGCCAACACCTATAGATTTAAGTGTTGAACATAATGCTTACGCTTACTCATCAGCACCAGATGATAAGTATATAATTGTTACTTATAACCTTAAAAATAATGGAATAACACCACTAACAAATTTGCATGTCGGATTGTTTGCCGATTGGGATATACAAGATGCTTACAAAAATAAATCTGGATACGATGCACTAAGAAAAATGGGGTATGTGCATTCGCTTGAACCCGATACCATATATGCAGCAATAAAATTACTATCTGCATCTACAGCTTATAATTACAGTATAGATTATGTTTCAGGTGGTGCAGGAGGAGTAGATATGAATGGAGGTTTTACAACCGCAGAAAAGTTTACGACAATAGCAACCAACCGATTAAATGCAGGAGCTCCAAATGGACAAGATGTAATGCATGTTGTAAGCTCAGGTAATTTCACTCTAAATCCTGGAGAAGGTCAAATTATATCTTTTGCTATAATAGCAGGTGATAGCTTATCTGATATACAAGCAAGTGCTGATGCAGCACAAACTAAATATATTGATGTGATTGGAATAGAAGAATTAACGGATAAAAACGAATCTTTGGTATTTCCAAACCCAACAACTGGTAAAATTGCAATAAAAAGTGATGAGATGATTGAATACATTACACTTAAAAATGTATTGGGAGAAACCTTAAAGAAGTTTAATACTGTTCAACTAGATATTTCCAACTATCCTAATGGAGTTTATTTTATTGAAGTAAAAACTAAAAACGGTGTATTCTCAACTAAATTGCTAAAGGTTGGGGAGTAG
- a CDS encoding MBL fold metallo-hydrolase produces the protein MKIYPLNTGNFKLDGGAMFGVVPKTIWQKTNPADSNNMCSWSMRCMLIEDGDKLILIDNGIGDKQSEKFFSYYYMFGDDSLEGNIKKLGFHPDDITDVFLTHLHFDHCGGGIKWNKDRTKFEATFKNANYWTNSSHWKWATEPNSREKASFLRENIIPMIELDQLRFIDKEGFNYFDILMVNGHTDAQMIPHIKYQDKTVVFMADLLPSIGHIPVPYVMGYDTRPLLTLDEKAEFLKTAADKEYILFFEHDHVNECCTVQHTEKGVRLKDTFKFNELFS, from the coding sequence ATGAAAATTTATCCTTTAAATACCGGAAATTTTAAATTAGATGGAGGTGCAATGTTTGGCGTTGTACCTAAAACAATATGGCAAAAAACAAACCCTGCCGATAGCAATAACATGTGCAGCTGGAGTATGCGTTGCATGCTTATTGAAGATGGTGATAAATTGATTTTGATTGACAATGGAATTGGCGACAAACAAAGTGAAAAGTTTTTTAGCTATTATTACATGTTTGGTGACGATAGTTTAGAAGGCAACATTAAAAAATTAGGATTTCATCCTGATGATATTACAGATGTATTTTTAACACACCTGCATTTTGACCATTGCGGTGGTGGAATTAAATGGAACAAAGACCGAACAAAGTTTGAAGCTACATTTAAAAATGCCAATTACTGGACCAACAGTAGCCATTGGAAATGGGCCACAGAACCTAACTCAAGAGAAAAAGCTTCTTTTTTAAGAGAAAACATAATACCAATGATAGAGTTAGATCAGTTGCGATTTATTGACAAAGAAGGCTTTAATTATTTTGATATTTTAATGGTAAACGGACATACCGATGCACAAATGATTCCACACATTAAATACCAAGATAAAACAGTAGTTTTTATGGCTGATTTACTACCTTCTATTGGACATATTCCTGTGCCTTACGTAATGGGTTATGATACTCGACCTTTATTAACCTTAGATGAAAAAGCTGAATTTTTAAAAACGGCTGCTGACAAAGAATACATCTTATTTTTTGAGCACGACCATGTAAATGAATGTTGCACTGTACAACATACCGAGAAAGGTGTCCGTTTAAAAGATACATTTAAGTTTAATGAATTGTTTAGCTAA
- a CDS encoding type I restriction enzyme HsdR N-terminal domain-containing protein codes for MLQLNLPSYPIKLKEEGGKQFIFDFIRKKYLVNTPEEWVRQNFIQFLLHDKKYPASLIAIEKGLKLNELQKRADAVVYDKNGSAIVLIEFKAPKIKITEATFEQISRYNVVFKVPYLIVSNGLNHYCCKIDFSKNSFEFIKEIPSYSELDFK; via the coding sequence ATGCTACAACTTAATTTGCCATCTTATCCTATAAAGTTAAAAGAGGAGGGAGGTAAACAGTTTATTTTCGATTTTATTCGTAAAAAATATTTGGTAAACACACCAGAAGAATGGGTGCGCCAAAATTTTATTCAGTTTTTATTACATGATAAAAAATATCCAGCCAGTTTAATTGCTATTGAAAAGGGTTTAAAATTAAATGAGTTGCAAAAAAGAGCAGATGCAGTAGTTTACGATAAAAATGGGAGCGCTATTGTGTTAATCGAATTTAAAGCGCCAAAAATTAAAATTACTGAAGCAACATTTGAACAAATTTCAAGATACAATGTGGTTTTTAAAGTACCATACTTAATTGTGTCTAATGGGTTAAATCACTATTGTTGTAAAATCGATTTTTCTAAAAACTCATTTGAATTTATCAAGGAAATTCCATCTTATAGTGAGTTGGATTTTAAATAA